The proteins below come from a single Holdemania massiliensis genomic window:
- a CDS encoding RNA-binding S4 domain-containing protein — translation MRLDKYLKVARILKRRTVSKDLADHQRVLINGKTAKPASEVNVGDLITVIFGQRQLTVRVTETAQYTRKEDAASMYEVVEEKRVELE, via the coding sequence ATGCGATTGGACAAGTATTTAAAGGTGGCCCGGATTTTAAAGCGCCGCACAGTATCAAAAGATCTGGCAGATCACCAGCGCGTGCTGATCAACGGAAAGACCGCTAAGCCGGCCAGTGAAGTCAATGTGGGCGATTTGATCACCGTGATTTTCGGCCAGCGGCAGCTGACGGTAAGGGTGACCGAAACCGCGCAGTATACCCGGAAAGAAGATGCGGCTTCAATGTACGAAGTTGTTGAGGAAAAACGCGTCGAACTGGAATAA
- a CDS encoding GntR family transcriptional regulator has product MAIDFDSNLPIYIQVMDYIKKEIVSGRLKPGDRVDSVRDLALHFGVNPNTVQRSLSELEREGLLKSERTAGRFISENEELIGLVREQMATSCISRYVKEMENLGFEGEEILAQTAYYVKERDNDNGEH; this is encoded by the coding sequence ATGGCAATCGATTTTGATTCTAACCTTCCGATTTATATTCAGGTTATGGACTATATCAAAAAAGAGATCGTATCCGGACGGTTAAAACCTGGAGATCGGGTCGATTCCGTTCGAGATTTAGCCCTGCATTTCGGTGTTAATCCGAATACAGTTCAGCGTTCGTTATCGGAGCTGGAACGAGAAGGTTTATTGAAAAGTGAACGGACGGCAGGTCGTTTCATCAGTGAAAATGAGGAACTGATCGGCTTGGTTCGCGAGCAGATGGCGACTTCATGCATCAGCCGCTATGTGAAAGAAATGGAAAATCTGGGGTTTGAGGGGGAAGAAATTCTTGCTCAGACAGCTTATTATGTAAAGGAGAGGGACAATGACAACGGAGAGCACTAA
- a CDS encoding AbrB/MazE/SpoVT family DNA-binding domain-containing protein, with translation MKATGIVRRLDDLGRLVIPKEIRKIYKLKEGDSIEFFVNEDSEIVLKKFSVLSDETEAITRMCQTLQEVTEHPVLFVEDDQILCVGQTKLDDWRSQSLSVEFQECVKAYHVRPFDQVRLFAAKPDTMKGTIFPVAVYGDWLGAFVVLEEDSPLQPQHLDIAQAFSRLLIRNHEH, from the coding sequence ATGAAAGCAACAGGTATAGTTAGAAGACTGGATGACTTAGGGCGTTTAGTCATCCCGAAGGAAATCCGTAAAATATATAAGCTCAAGGAAGGCGATTCAATCGAATTTTTCGTCAATGAGGATTCTGAGATCGTATTGAAAAAGTTTTCCGTTCTGAGCGATGAAACGGAAGCGATCACACGGATGTGTCAAACGCTGCAGGAAGTAACGGAACATCCGGTCTTATTCGTAGAGGATGATCAGATTTTATGCGTTGGACAGACGAAGCTGGATGATTGGCGCAGCCAGTCACTGTCCGTGGAGTTTCAGGAATGTGTCAAAGCGTACCATGTTCGTCCGTTTGATCAGGTACGGTTGTTTGCGGCTAAGCCGGATACGATGAAAGGCACGATCTTTCCGGTTGCGGTATATGGAGATTGGCTGGGAGCCTTCGTCGTACTGGAAGAGGATTCCCCACTGCAGCCGCAGCATCTGGATATTGCGCAGGCCTTCAGCCGGCTGCTGATCCGCAATCACGAACACTGA
- a CDS encoding helix-turn-helix transcriptional regulator has protein sequence MQNRIKQLRKQAGLRQEDLAQEMGVTRQTIIAIENNKYNPTLELAMKLARRLGLHVDEIFFLDEEE, from the coding sequence ATGCAGAATCGGATTAAACAGCTGCGAAAGCAGGCTGGGCTGCGCCAGGAAGATTTAGCGCAGGAAATGGGCGTGACACGGCAGACCATCATTGCGATTGAAAACAACAAATACAATCCGACGCTGGAACTGGCCATGAAATTGGCGCGCAGACTGGGCCTGCATGTGGATGAAATTTTCTTTCTGGATGAGGAAGAATGA
- a CDS encoding cupin domain-containing protein, translating into MRKLTDEEALTYGIQPIHHQMDNGEQRFRLTRDTGSSYILTLSAHQSGWQSSHIHHQKREFYIVEQGWIVIALWQQEKLTFQRLDPDDCFMLPPGLPHNVYLAADSVVHTVKYGCPDTDWEAVSALDELLRTETFDGKTFLTR; encoded by the coding sequence ATGCGAAAACTTACAGATGAAGAAGCTCTCACTTATGGGATCCAGCCCATCCATCATCAAATGGATAATGGTGAACAACGTTTTCGCCTGACGCGGGATACCGGCAGCAGCTACATTCTCACGCTCAGTGCCCATCAGAGCGGCTGGCAGTCCAGTCACATTCACCATCAAAAGCGCGAATTCTACATTGTGGAACAAGGCTGGATTGTCATCGCCTTATGGCAGCAGGAGAAGCTGACGTTTCAGCGCTTGGATCCCGATGACTGTTTTATGCTTCCGCCAGGCCTTCCCCACAACGTTTACTTGGCAGCGGACTCGGTTGTGCATACGGTTAAATATGGCTGTCCTGATACGGATTGGGAAGCCGTCAGCGCGCTGGATGAGCTTCTTCGTACCGAAACCTTTGATGGAAAGACATTTTTAACCCGTTAA
- a CDS encoding ABC transporter ATP-binding protein, with protein MTTESTKPLIQIRGLTKSYSQTTALKNVDLDMVPGQIIGLLGPNGSGKTTLIKIMNGLLRDYSGEILIDGHKPDAYTKSIISYLPDDNYFSDWMKANDALKIFEDLYADFDIAKALLLMKRLDLNPNMRIKSMSKGMKEKFQLCLVMSRKARIYILDEPIGGVDPAARELILDIILNNYAEDAIVLISTHLISDIEKIFDDVIFLKYGELAMHKNAEQLRAETGKSVDEVFREVFKC; from the coding sequence ATGACAACGGAGAGCACTAAACCTTTAATTCAGATTCGGGGTTTGACGAAATCATACAGTCAAACAACGGCGCTGAAAAATGTCGATCTGGATATGGTTCCAGGTCAGATCATCGGTCTTTTAGGACCGAATGGCAGCGGCAAGACGACCTTGATTAAAATTATGAACGGCTTGCTTCGTGATTACAGCGGGGAAATCTTGATTGACGGACATAAACCGGACGCGTATACCAAAAGTATTATTTCTTACCTTCCGGATGACAACTATTTCAGCGATTGGATGAAAGCCAACGACGCGCTTAAGATTTTTGAAGATTTGTATGCGGATTTCGATATCGCCAAAGCTCTGCTGCTGATGAAGCGGCTTGACCTGAATCCGAATATGCGGATTAAGTCCATGTCCAAAGGCATGAAGGAAAAATTTCAGTTATGTCTGGTCATGAGCCGGAAAGCAAGAATTTATATTCTCGACGAACCGATCGGCGGTGTCGATCCTGCAGCTCGGGAATTGATTCTGGACATCATTCTGAACAACTATGCGGAAGATGCCATCGTCCTGATCTCGACCCATTTGATCAGCGATATTGAAAAAATCTTTGATGACGTTATCTTCTTAAAATATGGCGAGCTGGCAATGCATAAGAATGCGGAACAGCTGCGCGCGGAAACAGGAAAATCGGTGGATGAGGTTTTCCGGGAGGTCTTCAAATGTTAA
- the mfd gene encoding transcription-repair coupling factor, translating to MNFLLGRLAHNPAVAACTRQEAFLSASSLTEEALILAASYAQNPRPMLIIKNNLYTAQRLAEKLKSLLSPQVCALFSVEESLRVEAIAASPEATAEKVETLNRLLNEDQLICVTHASALVRYLPSPAQFKLCTILLKTGMEVSMNELKRTLIAAGYQQTARVDQPLCFASRGGIIDIYSINSDAPVRIEFFDTEIDSIRTFDIATQRTVQVLSEAEIVPASDLLLDDDQIALIDQRVHHHLESLKSRYTHGEYEQIEGIVDLDMETMRAHLRESRLYPYLSYLDDNCSLIDYCPQAQVFLSHPDQIKTHLHQLTEETTAYIQEMAQELKMLPRFSVQHELNTVLAGRKVTEIDTFDSLRKVPHAMIREVALPNETLPMKLEIALKEGRGRQMYFFLQDHELKEIVPILKGKEIPFLINDTQPHEEGLVLIPQALDEGFEALKENLIVYTSHELFKKKTKLGRYASKFKEAEALNSYQDLQPGDFIVHSQHGVGQYLGIVTREFNGVHKDFLRVVYKGNDELLVPLEQFRLVRKFVSREGVVPKLNKLGSHDWEKTKQRLKENVNEIADRLVKLYSQREENIGYAYGPDSVLQQEFEDDFEYELTPDQALAVQEVKKDMMQPKPMDRLLCGDVGFGKTEVALRAAFKAITEGKQVAFLCPTTILSLQHTATAMKRFENFPIRVEVLNRFVVESKQKEILRELKEGKVDMIIGTHRILSKDVQFHDLGLLVIDEEQRFGVEHKEKIKEMKESVDVLSLSATPIPRTLQMSLIGIRSLSQLETPPSNRMPVQTYVIEKNRALVKEVIERELARQGQVFYLFNNIQEIYNVARQIKQDVPEAEIAVAHGKMSRDEIEEVMMQFTDNEVNVLICTTIIETGIDIPNANTILIENADTFGLAQLYQIKGRVGRSDRVAYAYLMVRPRKQVNEIAQKRLQAIKEFTELGSGYKIAMRDLTIRGAGDLLGPSQSGFIDTVGIDMYIEMLQEAIAEKKGEVKPEVKEPVRSQVQVDGYIPKQFAPLDFEKISLYQRIDAAQDEDQLIALKEETQDYFGKMPKSVGLLFEKKRLDILLNEPRVDSFRDVKNQMEIVFSKAFSDHIDGVKLFETFTTISKDIQLRYVQGRIIVRLPKKGNELALAIEVLDQSKKLEVS from the coding sequence ATGAACTTCCTGTTAGGGCGGCTGGCCCACAACCCAGCCGTTGCAGCCTGCACGCGGCAGGAAGCCTTTCTTTCCGCTTCTTCCTTAACCGAGGAAGCGCTGATTCTGGCAGCCAGCTATGCGCAGAATCCAAGGCCGATGCTGATCATAAAAAATAATCTCTATACCGCTCAGCGTCTGGCGGAAAAGCTGAAATCCCTGCTTTCCCCACAGGTCTGCGCGCTTTTCAGCGTGGAGGAATCACTGCGGGTAGAGGCCATTGCCGCGTCTCCGGAAGCTACGGCGGAAAAGGTAGAAACTCTGAATCGTTTGTTGAACGAGGATCAGCTGATCTGTGTGACTCATGCTTCAGCCCTGGTTCGCTATCTGCCCTCTCCTGCCCAGTTTAAGCTGTGCACGATCCTGTTAAAAACCGGCATGGAAGTCTCGATGAATGAGCTGAAGCGCACCCTGATCGCGGCGGGCTACCAACAGACCGCACGGGTGGATCAGCCGCTGTGCTTTGCCAGCCGCGGCGGAATTATCGACATCTATTCGATCAACAGCGACGCTCCGGTACGAATTGAGTTTTTTGATACGGAAATCGACAGTATCCGTACCTTTGATATTGCGACGCAGCGCACAGTACAGGTGCTGAGCGAAGCGGAAATTGTTCCGGCTTCCGATCTGCTTTTGGACGATGATCAGATCGCTTTGATCGATCAGCGCGTACACCATCATCTGGAATCGCTGAAAAGCCGTTATACCCACGGCGAATATGAACAGATCGAGGGGATTGTGGATCTGGATATGGAAACCATGCGGGCGCACTTAAGGGAAAGCCGGCTGTATCCGTATTTAAGCTATCTCGATGACAATTGCTCCTTAATCGACTATTGCCCGCAGGCCCAGGTCTTTCTGTCCCATCCGGATCAGATCAAAACCCATCTGCATCAGCTGACAGAAGAAACCACGGCCTACATTCAGGAAATGGCGCAGGAGTTGAAAATGCTGCCGCGTTTCAGCGTTCAGCATGAGCTCAATACCGTGCTGGCTGGCCGGAAAGTTACGGAAATCGATACTTTCGATTCGCTGCGCAAAGTTCCGCATGCGATGATCCGGGAAGTCGCCCTGCCGAATGAAACGCTGCCGATGAAGCTGGAAATTGCTTTGAAAGAAGGCCGCGGCCGGCAGATGTATTTTTTCCTGCAGGACCATGAGCTGAAAGAAATTGTTCCGATCCTCAAGGGAAAGGAAATTCCGTTTCTGATCAATGACACCCAGCCGCATGAGGAAGGCCTGGTGCTGATCCCGCAAGCGCTGGATGAAGGCTTTGAAGCATTAAAAGAAAATCTGATCGTCTATACCTCGCACGAACTATTTAAGAAAAAAACAAAGCTGGGACGATATGCTTCCAAGTTTAAGGAAGCCGAGGCGCTGAACAGTTATCAAGATCTGCAGCCCGGCGATTTCATCGTGCATTCCCAACATGGCGTCGGCCAGTATCTGGGGATTGTGACGCGGGAGTTCAACGGCGTGCATAAGGATTTCCTGCGCGTTGTCTACAAGGGCAATGACGAATTGTTGGTGCCGCTGGAACAATTCCGCCTGGTCCGCAAATTCGTTTCCCGTGAAGGCGTGGTGCCGAAGCTGAATAAGCTGGGCAGTCACGATTGGGAAAAGACCAAGCAGCGTTTGAAAGAGAATGTTAACGAGATTGCTGACCGCCTGGTGAAGCTGTATTCCCAGCGCGAAGAGAACATCGGTTATGCCTACGGTCCGGACTCGGTGCTGCAGCAGGAATTCGAAGATGACTTTGAATATGAACTGACTCCCGATCAGGCCTTGGCGGTACAGGAAGTCAAAAAGGATATGATGCAGCCGAAACCGATGGATCGGCTGTTGTGCGGCGATGTGGGGTTCGGCAAGACTGAAGTTGCATTAAGAGCAGCGTTCAAGGCGATTACCGAAGGCAAGCAAGTCGCTTTCCTGTGCCCGACTACGATCCTCTCCCTGCAGCATACCGCTACGGCGATGAAGCGCTTCGAGAACTTCCCGATCCGTGTGGAAGTGCTGAACCGCTTCGTCGTGGAATCCAAACAAAAGGAAATCCTGCGCGAGCTGAAGGAAGGCAAGGTTGACATGATCATCGGCACCCATCGTATCTTGTCCAAAGACGTGCAGTTTCATGATCTCGGCCTGCTGGTCATCGACGAAGAACAACGCTTCGGAGTTGAACACAAAGAAAAAATCAAGGAAATGAAGGAATCTGTGGATGTCCTTTCACTCTCCGCCACGCCGATTCCACGCACGCTGCAGATGTCCTTGATCGGCATTCGTTCTTTATCTCAGCTGGAAACGCCGCCGAGCAATCGTATGCCGGTGCAGACGTACGTGATTGAGAAAAACCGCGCGCTGGTCAAGGAAGTGATCGAACGGGAGCTGGCCCGTCAGGGACAGGTTTTCTATCTTTTCAATAACATTCAGGAGATTTATAATGTTGCCCGCCAGATCAAACAGGATGTTCCAGAAGCAGAAATTGCCGTGGCGCATGGGAAGATGAGCCGTGATGAAATTGAAGAAGTCATGATGCAGTTTACTGACAACGAAGTGAATGTGCTGATCTGTACGACGATTATTGAAACGGGCATTGATATTCCCAACGCCAATACGATCCTGATTGAAAATGCGGATACCTTCGGTTTGGCGCAGCTGTATCAGATCAAAGGCCGGGTCGGCCGCAGCGATCGAGTTGCGTATGCTTACCTGATGGTCCGTCCGCGCAAGCAGGTCAATGAGATTGCCCAGAAGCGCCTGCAGGCGATCAAAGAATTTACTGAACTCGGCAGCGGCTATAAGATTGCGATGCGCGATTTAACGATCCGCGGCGCAGGGGATCTGTTAGGCCCCAGCCAGTCTGGGTTTATTGATACCGTCGGCATCGATATGTATATCGAGATGCTGCAGGAAGCGATCGCTGAGAAAAAGGGCGAAGTCAAACCCGAAGTCAAAGAACCTGTCCGCTCTCAGGTTCAGGTTGACGGCTATATTCCAAAGCAGTTTGCTCCGTTGGATTTTGAGAAAATATCACTGTATCAAAGGATTGACGCCGCCCAGGATGAAGATCAGTTAATCGCACTCAAAGAGGAGACTCAGGATTATTTTGGAAAAATGCCGAAATCCGTTGGTCTGTTGTTCGAGAAAAAACGATTGGACATTCTGTTGAACGAACCGCGGGTGGATTCCTTCCGGGATGTGAAAAATCAGATGGAAATCGTTTTCTCCAAAGCCTTTTCCGATCATATCGACGGTGTAAAATTATTTGAAACGTTCACAACGATATCCAAGGATATCCAGCTGCGTTATGTTCAGGGACGAATTATTGTTCGTCTTCCGAAAAAAGGCAATGAATTAGCCTTAGCCATCGAAGTCTTGGATCAAAGTAAGAAACTGGAAGTTTCATAG
- a CDS encoding helix-turn-helix domain-containing protein — MTLSALADRLQLSVRQTERILKDEFQATFTELKQKATINRAVTLLRTTRKTITEIAEETNFCSASYFCKMLKQQTGKTATQIRREQTLENAEKK; from the coding sequence CTGACACTGTCTGCGCTGGCCGATCGTCTGCAGCTGAGCGTGCGTCAGACAGAACGAATTCTCAAAGATGAATTCCAAGCAACATTTACTGAATTAAAACAAAAAGCAACGATCAACCGGGCTGTGACGCTGTTGAGAACAACACGCAAAACGATTACGGAAATTGCTGAAGAAACAAATTTCTGTTCCGCTTCTTATTTTTGCAAGATGCTGAAGCAACAAACCGGAAAAACCGCGACCCAGATCCGGCGTGAACAAACGCTTGAGAATGCAGAAAAAAAGTGA
- a CDS encoding DUF378 domain-containing protein has product MKIINGIALLLVVIGAVNWGLVGAFEFNLVSFLFGAGTLFSRIIYCLVGISGLIALTFFGKLGE; this is encoded by the coding sequence ATGAAAATAATCAACGGAATCGCTTTGCTTCTGGTTGTCATCGGCGCTGTTAACTGGGGTTTGGTCGGCGCGTTTGAATTTAACCTGGTATCGTTCCTGTTTGGTGCAGGCACCTTGTTCAGCCGGATTATTTACTGTCTGGTGGGGATCAGCGGATTGATCGCGCTGACCTTCTTCGGCAAGCTTGGCGAATAA
- the pth gene encoding aminoacyl-tRNA hydrolase: MKLIVGLGNPGREYEHTRHNAGFDVLDRLADLLNTGISQSKFNALITTVRCGQETILLMKPQTYMNNSGEAVIQAVQFYKIPVDQILVIHDDLDLPVGKIRIRTSGSAGGQKGMKNIIDHLHTQEIARIRVGIDKNPLIPIVDYVLGKVPAEQREDYQAAINHAAEAAKASMTMPISEVMNRFNRSR, encoded by the coding sequence ATGAAATTAATTGTCGGATTAGGCAATCCCGGTAGAGAATATGAACATACCCGTCACAACGCGGGCTTTGATGTGCTGGATCGGCTGGCGGATCTGTTAAACACAGGAATCAGTCAATCCAAATTCAACGCTCTGATCACAACTGTACGCTGCGGACAGGAAACAATTCTGTTAATGAAACCGCAGACCTATATGAACAATTCCGGGGAAGCGGTCATTCAGGCTGTCCAGTTTTATAAAATCCCGGTTGATCAAATTCTCGTCATTCATGATGACCTGGATCTGCCTGTCGGCAAGATCCGCATCCGGACTTCCGGCAGTGCGGGCGGTCAGAAGGGCATGAAAAATATCATCGATCATCTGCATACCCAAGAAATTGCCCGGATTCGGGTAGGAATTGATAAAAATCCGCTGATTCCGATTGTCGATTATGTGCTGGGCAAAGTTCCGGCGGAGCAGCGGGAGGACTATCAGGCGGCAATCAACCACGCGGCGGAAGCGGCCAAGGCAAGCATGACGATGCCGATCAGCGAAGTCATGAACCGCTTCAACCGCAGTCGATGA